The DNA segment TTCTACATATGCTAACATTGTTTTTCCTTTGCTAAATCAACAGATTTTTTCAGAAATTACATTTCTAGTTAGTTACATATCAGAGGGGAGGTTCCTCACCAAACCTACGAAAGAAAACTGTTATCAATTACTTAAATCGACAGAGTGAAAAGATATTACTCATGTTCATGATCTTCATCTAGTCCTCGCTTGCCCTacaatattaaaatatgcatcttttactttcagagaagaaagaggaaacaTAGATAGAAGAAAGTAGCTTATGGCTGGAGCATCAAAACTGCAGAAGTTAGAagaatattttttaattacttCTCATCTAGGAATAACGTCCCTTTTGGATAACATAATATGGCAAAGCAAAGTAAAAGATTTCTAGAGCTTTGGTTCTTTAATATATAATTCATTGAATTCTATTGTTAACACTCAAGATATTTCAATTTTGCTAATAGTTTTGATAACCGAGAAAATTCCGGAGGGCTAGTGGCGTGGCGCACGGTCCAAAACTCAACGGGTAATGGGCCTGCTCCTCTATCCATCTCCACTCAATTTTACTAatatatatttgttcctcaacttttttcttcttcataTACTTCCTTTTCCCTTTCTCAGGGGTTCAGGTTGGGGTCGACAACCAGTTGAATTTCAAAGCTCGAAGTAATGCAAGCATTTGCATTATGGTTAATGACTGTCCCAACTCTCAAGCAATCAACTTAATGCCATTTGCTAGTTGACTCAAAGGCCAATGGGCTAAGCTGAAATATCAGCTTCCTGGCATTTCAGAACTAGTGAAAATGTGCATTACACAGTCTTTCATACACATGAGAAACATAATTTACAAATATAAAACTCTTCATACATTCATCGACAACCAAACAAAAATGTTGAAGACagaattaagtaaataaaagtatgACTTCTCTAACAACTTAAGCTTTTATACAAGTTGCTTAAATAATTCAATATGGTACCAGAGCAAGCAGAGGTTCTGGATTTGATTCTCACACAAAGTCACACATTATAAAAAACAAATTCACGACCTTTGCCAATAAAAAAGAACCATGCCCACGCGTGAGAGGGCGTGTTGAAGGTATaattaagaaaacaaaaaaaaatcctatCTCTGACACCTTAAGCTTATGAGCGGTCAACACAATTCAACAAAAAAcattcaattataaattcaattacGAAAATAAAAGGGAAATTTATGCATGATTTAGGCATAAAATTTGTTGTTAACAAACCAATACAATACGTATACGGATCGATAAATAGCGTCAAATACAGAGTAACTATACCTTCAAGAGTCCAACCGTAGCTCCGAGGAGTAGCAGAGAGCATTGAAGTGAGTAATGCTGAGGCAGTTGCAGTGTGATAAGGAAACATCGATTCCACTCTAACACTACTCATTTCTACAGGCGACCTTCAAAATATATTACATCAAATCTATCAGGAAAATAAATACTTCTACAAACAATTGGCGAGAATAAttcatttttgaaattaataagtAGATTTTTGTAGTGTGACCTGAAAATGCGAGCGCTGAGGGGTTTTTGAGTCGGGATACGAAAGGGCGAGCTCTTTGGCTTGGCGCCGGAGGCAAGTCTGGTGGCGGCGGCTCGGCCGGAGGTGGTGGCGGAGCGGAGAACGGACCTGGCGGCGAAAGTGGCCATAATTGTAAAAGGGCTACAGAGAGAAGCAAAAAGGCTTTGTTGGGGTTTTAGGTTCAGAAGTTGGGGCTCCCGTCAACATAGTGAAAAAGGCAAAATAGCTAAAATCCCCTAAATTTGACACAAATTATTAGTTGCATACCTAAATTATAAGAAATATTAATTACCTCCATAAATTTCGCTATTTGTGACCTTTTCTTCTtattattttggtccaaaataagtgtcatcttatataatcaagaaagaattaattttatttttttaaaatttgcccTTTATACATATCTCAATGTGGTAAGGTAACAATATGTAAATTTTAATTAAGAGTAACTTGGTGAATACATCTTCTTTTTTTCTAGGAGttagtattttcttaaggggCGTGCCAAAGATAAAAAAAAGTCACTTATTATGGATCGGAGGAAGTAGTGTTTACCGTTGGACACTAATGTGAAGAGTATGAATACATTCTCTTTTAAGCACGTGAGAGTGAAAAACGAAAAATCAATTTAACAGTGTTTTGGTTGAAATTGTTAGTTTTAGGATTTAAGACAAACAttgtttgacttttatatacatTAGTGGTGGCAAAATAGATTTTAAAAAATAGCTATCCATCTACATTATCTACTAAAAAATTATTAGATATGAATGAGTCAATTATGGATAAGATTTATGTTATCCACTtgaaaaatggataaccaatgagtttaactttttaatttgcaAAGACTCAAATTAGGAATTTCTCAAGTTTGGGAAATTATGAAatctcccaaaagtaatcataaGCAAGAAGTcgtggatatccatattatccgccagctaactcattttttatccgtattaaatatgaattgggtcggataatttattctttttaacatgctcatatccgacccgacccgtcCATTTGCCAGCCCTAATATACATTAAAGATTATATCCATTAAGCAGTGTATATCAAGGACCAGACACAGTCTAACCCCTATACATAAAGGAACAATTTGACCTTTTTCTCAACTGTCTTCACAATTTAACATGGGTAAAAAATAGTGGCGGATCTAGAGTATTGTATATAGGTTTTCACGAATCAGTAACTTTTGCATAGACTCTGTATTTCTGTAACCTAGtaattattgtatattaatttgagATTACAATATATAGGAACCCACAAATTTCAAATTCTGAATTCTCATATGGTAAAAATATACCCACACCTATTATTGGGTTAAATATGTATCTTTCACTCACATATTTAGCAttttgatggtaggctagaaactcgTATTTTAGCCGTATTTTGCACTCTAGTTACTACACTTTACTAGTGTTTAAGCTTAAATGATGGTGATTTGTacttattacgtgttttatgcTCTGCAAGAAATGATTCCGAGTTAAGAagataatttggagctaaattgaaTAATTTGGAGTTTTGATGTCTGAGTAAAAACCCAAGAAATTAACCCAGAATCAAGTTCGGGACCAAAAAATGAGTATATAtgcaaaatagaaaaaaattgcTCAAGGGCATAAAATTGACCTATCACAGCGTGGCTCAGTGGCTGATGATTACGTGTCTTAGAGAATATGCAATTGAATTGCAAATATCTACTTTATGAATGGTTTAATATAGTATTGTTGTCATGCACTATGAAAGGCAACAAAAGTTAGGCAAAAAAAGTATTAAAAAAATAAGCTTTAGAGGAATTCCGTTAGGGGGCGCGCCAGTGCAAAATATGGCCAGAAATGATTTTGCAAAAGTCCTGGGTTTATTTGGGGATGACTTAAATACACGGGATGGCTTTATTTTCGAGATTTTTGACATACCTTAGACCGTTAAGGAGAAGGGGGAGAAGCAATAGCACAAAGATTTCAtccttcc comes from the Nicotiana tabacum cultivar K326 chromosome 14, ASM71507v2, whole genome shotgun sequence genome and includes:
- the LOC107773608 gene encoding protein NUCLEAR FUSION DEFECTIVE 6, mitochondrial isoform X2, which codes for MATFAARSVLRSATTSGRAAATRLASGAKPKSSPFRIPTQKPLSARIFRSPVEMSSVRVESMFPYHTATASALLTSMLSATPRSYGWTLEDCNDDA
- the LOC107773608 gene encoding protein NUCLEAR FUSION DEFECTIVE 6, mitochondrial isoform X1, which produces MATFAARSVLRSATTSGRAAATRLASGAKPKSSPFRIPTQKPLSARIFRSPVEMSSVRVESMFPYHTATASALLTSMLSATPRSYGWTLEDCNDDL